A region from the Halomarina litorea genome encodes:
- a CDS encoding pyridoxal-phosphate-dependent aminotransferase family protein, whose product MSEDFLLLNPGPVPLSDAVRRAMDEPMVSHRSDAFEAVYERAQDGLAYVFTQSTPEGSTTGTGTPLVLNGTATMGMEMAVANLTDDDSEVVALVNGKFGRRFKRIADRHARVTPVEVEWGQSFDLEAVDDAITDETDVVTVVHNETSTGLLNPVREVGDIAREHDALFVVDGVTSIGGDEFRIDDWNVDVAITDGQKALAAPPGISALFVTDRAVERADGESAPFYEDMDWHLRKADQHQTPFTSAVPLFRALAVAVEEIEAEGMPDRIARHREQARAFREGFAALGLAGFPDADGPTELSNTLTAIALPETIRSDAGAFFDAVDERNVSISGGQAHLGGEIFRVSNMGNLTSEQVVRGVRTVGEALGDVGVECDVDAGVAAARDQLD is encoded by the coding sequence ATGTCGGAGGATTTCCTGCTGTTGAACCCCGGTCCCGTGCCGCTCTCGGACGCCGTCCGGCGCGCCATGGACGAACCGATGGTCTCGCACCGGTCGGACGCCTTCGAGGCCGTCTACGAACGGGCACAGGACGGACTGGCGTACGTCTTCACCCAGTCGACGCCCGAGGGGTCGACGACGGGTACCGGGACGCCCCTCGTCCTCAACGGGACGGCCACGATGGGGATGGAGATGGCCGTCGCCAACCTCACCGACGACGACAGCGAGGTCGTCGCGCTGGTCAACGGGAAGTTCGGGCGGCGCTTCAAGCGCATCGCCGACCGTCACGCACGCGTCACGCCCGTCGAGGTGGAGTGGGGCCAGTCGTTCGACCTGGAGGCCGTCGACGACGCCATCACCGACGAGACGGACGTCGTCACCGTCGTCCACAACGAGACGTCGACGGGCCTGCTCAACCCCGTCCGCGAGGTGGGCGACATCGCCCGCGAGCACGACGCCCTGTTCGTCGTCGACGGCGTCACGAGCATCGGCGGCGACGAGTTCCGCATCGACGACTGGAACGTCGACGTCGCCATCACCGACGGGCAGAAGGCGCTGGCCGCGCCGCCCGGCATCAGCGCGCTGTTCGTCACCGACCGGGCCGTCGAACGCGCCGACGGCGAGTCAGCCCCGTTCTACGAGGACATGGACTGGCACCTTCGGAAGGCCGACCAGCACCAGACGCCCTTCACGAGCGCCGTCCCGCTGTTCCGGGCGCTGGCGGTGGCCGTCGAGGAGATCGAAGCGGAGGGGATGCCCGACCGCATCGCCCGGCACCGCGAGCAGGCACGGGCGTTCCGCGAGGGGTTCGCGGCGCTCGGACTGGCGGGGTTCCCCGACGCGGATGGTCCCACCGAACTCTCGAACACGCTCACCGCCATCGCCCTTCCGGAGACCATCCGGAGCGACGCGGGGGCGTTCTTCGACGCCGTCGACGAGCGCAACGTCTCCATCAGCGGCGGGCAGGCCCACCTCGGCGGGGAGATATTCCGCGTCAGCAACATGGGCAACCTCACCTCCGAGCAGGTGGTCCGCGGGGTCCGGACCGTCGGCGAGGCACTCGGCGACGTCGGCGTCGAGTGCGACGTGGACGCCGGCGTGGCGGCCGCACGCGACCAACTCGACTGA
- a CDS encoding TRAP transporter permease produces the protein MTDDRHTPDEPIPRPDGGVDQDDETLSEEEQEELLQEIERRRSLTGFAAIAVAIVGISFSAFQMWLAARGQIFRLSLGPVELDFGSLQLLQLNAIHVMFALILAFLLFPATAGDGFFSSRFARVAPALRSRLGARHPVTRGTDGVRRGVRWFMVDDGFDRVTPIDLVLILLSILSAGYIVTEFKEIQNLRVFGLEAGRPVSEMVLPPFDTLASLAGIGDLSYAFVLGAIGVLLVLEATRRTLGVYLMLIVTAFIVYARFGFLISTDTPIIGVLATVESSSNWPAIVQNLWYNTENGVFGIPVTVSVQFIYIFILFGAFLETSGAGKWFIDLAYAATGTRKGGPAKASILASGFMGTISGSSIANTVTTGAFTIPLMKRSGYRAEFAGAVESSASSGGQILPPVMGAAAFLMVGFLGVPFTDIITAAAIPAVVFFFGVWVMVHLEASRVGIGGLRQEDIVELRSHFSKGWFYLVPIVLLLYYLLVAKLSVSRSAWFTLVAIMALVALVAAYNERTRIPLLGGIVLLTVAEFASYLVAGTKLTGLVSGASGTGLPPMAAATAALGSLGTITFVVSVLVLLARPYLEAPLLDYDAQVDLAAERSAEAFGRPRLAENSPYKFGTFVLKSMDSGARTATEVVIAVAAAGIIPGVVSVTGLGPNLVALIKAVSAGSIVLLLLFTAVSAIILGMGMPTTVTYIILSALLAPAIVESSAIPEIAAHLFILYFGVIADITPPVAVAAYAASGIAKSDPFQTGVQAFSLSLNKAIVPFAFALTPGILLIQGTGADASVVGLSVFSDPAFLLFGVIIPVAGVFLGVVALGATVIGYLYGTADRGERALFAFAALLLMAPTLLLSAVGDVTGLGLGGDVAAITGLDLVLRVAGGVLFGALTLFNRRNAEGERQRPADATATTD, from the coding sequence ATGACCGACGACAGACACACCCCAGACGAACCGATCCCCCGCCCGGACGGCGGGGTCGATCAGGACGATGAGACACTCAGCGAGGAAGAACAGGAGGAGTTGCTGCAGGAGATAGAGCGCCGCCGGTCGCTCACGGGCTTTGCGGCCATCGCCGTCGCGATCGTCGGCATCTCCTTCTCGGCGTTCCAGATGTGGCTCGCCGCCCGCGGCCAGATATTCCGCCTCTCGCTCGGGCCGGTCGAACTGGACTTTGGCTCCCTCCAGTTGCTCCAGTTGAACGCCATCCACGTGATGTTCGCGCTGATACTGGCGTTCCTCCTGTTCCCGGCGACGGCCGGCGACGGGTTCTTCTCCAGTCGCTTCGCCCGGGTCGCACCCGCCCTGCGCAGTCGCCTCGGCGCACGCCACCCCGTCACCCGCGGGACCGATGGCGTCCGGCGCGGCGTCCGCTGGTTCATGGTCGACGACGGGTTCGACCGGGTGACGCCCATCGACCTCGTGCTCATCCTCCTCTCGATACTCTCGGCGGGCTACATCGTCACCGAGTTCAAGGAGATACAGAACCTGCGGGTGTTCGGACTGGAGGCGGGGCGGCCCGTCTCCGAGATGGTCCTCCCACCGTTCGACACCCTCGCCAGTCTCGCCGGAATCGGCGACCTGTCGTACGCTTTCGTGCTGGGGGCCATCGGGGTTCTGCTGGTCCTCGAAGCGACGCGGCGGACGCTCGGCGTCTATCTCATGCTCATCGTGACGGCGTTCATCGTCTACGCCCGCTTCGGCTTCCTCATCTCGACGGACACGCCCATCATCGGCGTCCTCGCCACCGTCGAGAGCAGTTCGAACTGGCCGGCCATCGTCCAGAACCTCTGGTACAACACCGAGAACGGGGTGTTCGGCATCCCCGTCACGGTGTCGGTGCAGTTCATCTACATCTTCATCCTGTTCGGGGCGTTCCTCGAGACGTCCGGCGCGGGCAAGTGGTTCATCGACCTCGCCTACGCGGCGACGGGCACCCGGAAGGGCGGCCCCGCGAAGGCGTCCATCCTCGCCTCCGGATTCATGGGCACCATCTCCGGGTCGTCCATCGCGAACACGGTGACGACGGGGGCGTTCACCATCCCGCTGATGAAACGCTCTGGCTACCGGGCGGAGTTCGCGGGCGCGGTGGAGTCCTCGGCCTCGTCGGGCGGGCAGATTCTCCCGCCCGTCATGGGGGCGGCGGCGTTCCTCATGGTCGGGTTCCTCGGCGTGCCGTTCACGGACATCATCACGGCGGCGGCCATCCCCGCCGTCGTGTTCTTCTTCGGCGTGTGGGTGATGGTCCACCTCGAGGCCTCGCGGGTGGGCATCGGCGGTCTCCGGCAGGAGGACATCGTCGAACTGCGCTCGCACTTCTCGAAGGGGTGGTTCTACCTCGTCCCCATCGTCCTCCTGCTGTACTACCTGCTGGTGGCGAAACTCTCCGTCTCGCGGTCGGCGTGGTTCACGCTCGTGGCCATCATGGCGCTGGTCGCACTCGTCGCGGCGTACAACGAGCGGACGCGCATCCCGCTGCTCGGCGGTATCGTCCTGCTCACCGTCGCCGAGTTCGCCTCGTACCTCGTCGCGGGGACGAAACTGACGGGGCTGGTCAGTGGCGCGAGCGGGACGGGGCTCCCGCCGATGGCGGCGGCGACTGCCGCACTCGGCAGCCTCGGGACCATCACGTTCGTCGTGAGCGTCCTCGTGTTGCTCGCCCGGCCGTACCTCGAAGCGCCCCTGCTGGACTACGACGCCCAGGTCGACCTGGCGGCGGAACGGAGCGCGGAGGCGTTCGGGCGGCCACGACTCGCGGAGAACAGCCCGTACAAGTTCGGGACGTTCGTCCTGAAGTCGATGGACTCGGGGGCGCGCACCGCCACCGAAGTCGTCATCGCCGTCGCCGCCGCCGGCATCATCCCCGGCGTCGTCTCGGTGACGGGCCTCGGGCCGAACCTCGTCGCACTCATCAAGGCGGTGTCGGCGGGCTCTATCGTCCTGTTGCTCCTGTTCACGGCGGTGTCGGCCATCATCCTCGGGATGGGGATGCCGACGACGGTGACGTACATCATCCTCTCGGCGTTGCTCGCGCCGGCCATCGTGGAGTCGAGCGCCATCCCCGAGATAGCGGCCCACCTGTTCATCCTCTACTTCGGGGTCATCGCGGACATCACGCCGCCCGTGGCCGTCGCGGCGTACGCGGCGAGTGGTATCGCCAAGTCCGACCCGTTCCAGACGGGGGTACAGGCGTTCTCGCTCTCGCTGAACAAGGCCATCGTGCCCTTCGCGTTCGCGCTCACGCCCGGTATCCTCCTCATCCAGGGGACGGGTGCCGACGCCAGCGTCGTCGGACTCAGCGTGTTCAGCGACCCGGCGTTCCTCCTGTTCGGGGTGATCATCCCCGTCGCGGGGGTGTTCCTCGGCGTGGTCGCACTGGGCGCGACGGTCATCGGCTACCTCTACGGCACGGCCGACCGGGGTGAGCGCGCCCTGTTCGCCTTCGCCGCACTCCTGCTCATGGCCCCGACGCTCCTTCTGAGCGCCGTCGGTGACGTGACCGGTCTCGGCCTCGGCGGCGACGTGGCCGCCATCACGGGCCTCGACCTCGTCCTGCGGGTGGCCGGTGGGGTGCTGTTCGGCGCGCTCACGCTCTTCAACCGCCGGAACGCGGAAGGGGAACGCCAGCGCCCGGCAGACGCCACGGCGACCACCGACTGA
- a CDS encoding DUF1850 domain-containing protein, protein MRVAQGAVLVLVCLLAVGGASAIPVGQALVVSDADTGERLLVTPVEENTTVALEYTHSVEKTRVLDAYAVRDGELVMTRMEFESYGAGLPSRANVTIENGTFVFDPEGSYEELYVKPGPVAGHRLHVGDDTYDLVELSDSQSVRLSVVDRSALDVALSRLP, encoded by the coding sequence ATGCGCGTCGCACAGGGAGCCGTGCTGGTGCTCGTCTGCCTGCTCGCGGTGGGGGGCGCATCGGCCATTCCCGTCGGGCAGGCGCTGGTCGTCAGCGACGCCGACACCGGCGAACGGCTGCTCGTCACCCCCGTCGAGGAGAACACGACCGTCGCCCTCGAGTACACCCACAGCGTCGAGAAGACACGTGTCCTCGACGCCTACGCGGTCCGCGACGGCGAACTCGTCATGACGCGCATGGAGTTCGAGTCGTACGGGGCCGGTCTCCCCTCGCGCGCGAACGTCACCATCGAGAACGGGACGTTCGTCTTCGACCCCGAGGGCTCTTACGAGGAACTGTACGTCAAGCCCGGTCCGGTCGCGGGCCACCGACTCCACGTCGGAGACGACACGTACGACCTCGTCGAACTCTCGGACAGCCAGTCCGTCCGGCTCTCGGTCGTCGACCGCTCCGCGCTCGACGTCGCCCTCTCTCGCCTACCATGA
- a CDS encoding TAXI family TRAP transporter solute-binding subunit — MVRQTNRRQFLVATGAAGATLLAGCTGDGNGDGGDNGSGGNGGGGGNGSGNGSGGNGGGGGSSRLSWHAGGTGGTYFPLSNQFKDIIEGNSDFTVQVQSTGASVENVGSLAQGSADFALIQNDIASFAYNGEGIEAFQGNAIESLRGVATLYPETIHIVTLADTGIEQPSDLSGASINTGDLGSGTQVDAVQILEALGITEYDEQNTGFSQAVEQLKNGDIEAAFVVGGWPVGAVEELATTNDIRIVPIEGQNRTDVLEAAAFYAEDEIPAGTYGLDEAVPTVSVQAMIATREGVPADTVEAVSQAIFDNTDQISIKQEFITKQSAQDGMSIPLHAGAEAYFGAGGGSGSGNASGNGSGNASGNGSNSS, encoded by the coding sequence ATGGTTCGACAGACCAATCGACGACAGTTCCTAGTTGCGACGGGTGCGGCAGGGGCGACCCTCCTCGCTGGCTGTACAGGTGACGGTAACGGCGACGGCGGCGACAACGGTTCGGGCGGCAACGGCGGTGGCGGGGGCAACGGCTCCGGCAACGGTTCGGGCGGCAACGGCGGCGGCGGTGGCAGTTCCCGCCTCTCGTGGCACGCCGGTGGCACCGGCGGGACGTACTTCCCGCTGTCCAACCAGTTCAAGGACATCATCGAGGGCAACTCCGACTTCACCGTGCAGGTGCAGTCGACGGGCGCGTCCGTCGAGAACGTCGGCAGCCTCGCGCAGGGGAGCGCCGACTTCGCCCTCATCCAGAACGACATCGCCTCCTTCGCGTACAACGGCGAGGGCATCGAGGCGTTCCAGGGCAACGCCATCGAGAGCCTCCGCGGCGTCGCGACGCTCTACCCCGAGACCATCCACATCGTCACGCTGGCCGACACGGGCATCGAACAGCCCTCGGACCTCTCGGGTGCGTCCATCAACACCGGTGACCTCGGGTCGGGCACGCAGGTCGACGCCGTCCAGATTCTGGAGGCCCTCGGCATCACCGAGTACGACGAGCAGAACACCGGGTTCTCCCAGGCCGTCGAGCAGTTGAAGAACGGCGACATCGAGGCCGCGTTCGTCGTCGGCGGGTGGCCCGTCGGTGCCGTCGAGGAACTGGCGACCACCAACGACATCCGCATCGTCCCCATCGAGGGCCAGAATCGGACGGACGTCCTCGAGGCCGCGGCGTTCTACGCCGAAGACGAGATTCCCGCGGGAACGTACGGGCTCGACGAGGCCGTCCCGACGGTGTCCGTGCAGGCGATGATCGCCACACGCGAGGGCGTCCCCGCGGACACGGTCGAGGCCGTCTCGCAGGCCATCTTCGACAACACCGACCAGATCTCCATCAAGCAGGAGTTCATCACGAAGCAGAGCGCTCAGGACGGCATGTCCATCCCGTTGCACGCCGGTGCGGAGGCATACTTCGGTGCCGGCGGCGGGTCCGGCTCCGGTAACGCCTCCGGCAACGGCTCCGGTAACGCCTCCGGCAACGGTTCGAACAGCAGCTAA